The following coding sequences lie in one Rutidosis leptorrhynchoides isolate AG116_Rl617_1_P2 chromosome 4, CSIRO_AGI_Rlap_v1, whole genome shotgun sequence genomic window:
- the LOC139840975 gene encoding uncharacterized protein: MRSDSPHSSSLGTWTNIILAGKEIDEMNIPFSNSFVKTLGDGSSTAFWKEVWIGSSKLCDKYPRLYMLECVQNAMVSDRLQICNATMTYNWNWIRTPCGRTMGKLDSLTELLSGTSLSSETKDKWLWIMSGNERFTVKILSSIIDESLLAIGTNNYETIRNNLVPKKLEIFTWRVIKKRILVKLELDKRGIDLHSVRCPLCDDDLETIDHALIFCKHSLDVWNRIFKWWGLGNFSNLSTNEILRGIAPSQMSNLGRLIWQAVEWVCVYFIWKNRNNRVFHGKMWNTPIALNEIQSKSFEWISHRSKGKKLDWFDWLNNPSVYLTI; this comes from the coding sequence ATGAGAAGTGACTCACCTCACTCCTCATCTCTTGGCACTTGGACTAACATTATTTTGGCAGGAAAGGAAATTGATGAGATGAATATTCCCTTTAGCAATTCTTTCGTGAAAACATTGGGCGATGGATCTTCAACAGCTTTTTGGAAAGAAGTGTGGATTGGAAGCAGCAAACTTTGCGACAAGTACCCAAGATTATATATGCTGGAATGTGTGCAGAATGCTATGGTTAGCGATCGACTTCAGATTTGCAACGCAACTATGACGTACAACTGGAACTGGATAAGAACTCCTTGCGGCAGAACCATGGGTAAACTTGATTCATTAACTGAATTGTTGTCAGGTACAAGTCTGAGCAGCGAAACCAAAGATAAATGGTTGTGGATCATGTCTGGAAATGAGCGATTTACTGTGAAAATATTATCAAGCATCATAGACGAGTCCCTTCTAGCAATTGGAACCAATAATTATGAAACAATCCGAAACAACTTGGTACCAAAAAAGTTGGAAATTTTCACATGGAGAGTTATCAAAAAACGCATTCTCGTCAAACTCGAACTCGACAAACGGGGCATTGACCTTCATAGCGTTAGATGCCCTCTTTGTGATGACGATTTAGAGACCATTGATCACGCATTAATCTTTTGCAAACACTCCTTGGACGTGTGGAACCGTATTTTTAAGTGGTGGGGTTTGGGCAATTTCTCAAACCTTAGTACTAACGAAATTCTACGTGGTATTGCTCCATCCCAAATGTCAAACCTCGGAAGGCTAATTTGGCAAGCCGTCGAATGGGTTTGTGTTTATTTCATTTGGAAAAATCGTAATAATAGGGTTTTCCACGGTAAAATGTGGAATACTCCGATTGCTCTAAATGAAATACAATCCAAATCCTTCGAATGGATATCGCATAGATCGAAAGGAAAGAAACTAGATTGGTTCGATTGGTTAAACAACCCGAGTGTGTATCTTACAATTTAA